In Ipomoea triloba cultivar NCNSP0323 chromosome 15, ASM357664v1, one genomic interval encodes:
- the LOC116007625 gene encoding ethylene-responsive transcription factor ERN1-like, producing the protein MEIHFQQKQVIPVNKLPKFKGRTRNNNNSKFVGVRQRPSGRWVAEIKDTTQKIRMWLGTYETAEEAACAYDQAACLLRGSNTRTNFVTCLPPDSALASRIRKIFNTKKNNAKRADDVGSYHPSPQHNNSSSPSNSTTSTSAIPSTTFKIPNFSDQEIQESGKLFENTYKPDLSTCSEEQELRSSSSSSSSSSSPEPKPIVSWNFQQGLEFAQELVDFNKTAEMGFSEFERMKVERSISASLYAVHGVQEYMQAVNDPAHEALWDLPPLCSLLY; encoded by the coding sequence ATGGAAATCCATTTCCAGCAGAAACAAGTCATCCCTGTGAACAAACTGCCCAAATTCAAAGGCAGAACCCGAAACAACAACAACTCCAAGTTTGTTGGGGTGAGGCAAAGGCCCTCGGGGCGATGGGTAGCGGAGATCAAAGACACGACACAGAAGATACGGATGTGGCTCGGGACCTACGAGACTGCAGAGGAAGCCGCCTGTGCTTATGACCAGGCGGCCTGCCTTCTCCGAGGCTCAAACACTCGAACCAACTTCGTCACTTGCCTCCCACCCGACTCTGCCCTCGCCTCGCGCATCAGAAAAATATTCAACACCAAGAAGAATAATGCAAAGCGGGCTGATGATGTGGGATCGTATCACCCGAGCCCTCAACACAACAATTCATCATCTCCCTCTAATAGTACTACTAGTACTAGTGCCATTCCTAGTACCACTTTCAAGATTCCAAATTTTTCTGATCAGGAAATTCAAGAAAGTGGGAAATTGTTTGAGAATACTTATAAGCCTGATCTGAGCACCTGTTCTGAAGAACAGGAACTcagatcttcatcatcatcatcttcttcttcatcttctccagaACCAAAGCCAATTGTGTCATGGAATTTCCAGCAAGGGCTTGAATTTGCACAAGAATTGGTGGATTTCAACAAGACAGCAGAAATGGGATTCTCAGAATTTGAGAGGATGAAAGTGGAAAGATCAATTTCTGCATCTTTGTATGCAGTTCATGGGGTGCAGGAATATATGCAAGCAGTCAATGATCCTGCACATGAAGCTCTCTGGGATCTTCCCCCTCTCTGTTCTTTGTTGTACTAA
- the LOC116007215 gene encoding IQ domain-containing protein IQM6-like translates to MGMPFSRPLDDLDNRVESYLVRTISFGSDGVKTTVQSINLSNGDPESSMLKSLGSGKMILEGSLSFKGTELETKISLVSPVFHKENNEMGISDGITCEKLPTPDSTKVLPPNTSNQRNLAALKLQKTYKSFRTRRRLADCAVLVEQRWWKLLDSVELKHNSVSFFDIEKPETAVSRWSRASAKAAKVGKGLSKDEKARKLALQHWLEAIDPRHRYGHNLQFYYAKWLQCESRQPFFYWLDIGEGKEVNLERCSRYKLQQQCIKYLGPVERETYEVIVVDGKFMYKQSGKLLDTTQGPKNAKWIFVLSVSRVLYVAMKHKGTFQHSSFLAGGATLSAGRLVVEDGTLKAVWPHSGHYLPTEENFEEFLSFLEDHSVDVSVVQKAPSDEDEEAFTMKGKSLSLQKQSSEDGSSEKYSPEDAPKSRLRRPNIPRLEIPNREDMLKLFWKEQQQEREPTPTPSSDGYITAEEDFPDAADDFSVAKRNLFGGDNEEDYYEEPVPEEKIIRRLNSQRGMKSYQLAHRLSCKWTTGAGPRIGCMRDYPLELQNRVLEEAQLSPRPARRSAHSSAPSFSRSPMACNSPLAPKPRTPLVLSQRETNIIH, encoded by the exons ATGGGAATGCCTTTCTCTAGACCTTTGGATGATTTGGATAACAGGGTGGAATCTTATTTAGTGAGAACCATAAGTTTTGGAAGCGATGGCGTTAAGACCACGGTACAATCCATAAATCTCAGCAATGGTGATCCCGAGTCTTCCATGTTGAAGTCTCTTGGCTCAGGGAAGATGATCCTTGAAGGGTCTCTAAGCTTTAAAGGCACTGAATTGGAGACCAAGATCTCGTTGGTGTCTCCTGTTTTTCATAAGGAAAACAATGAAATGGGTATATCAGACGGCATAACTTGTGAAAAGTTGCCTACACCGGATAGCACGAAAGTGCTACCTCCCAACACCTCTAACCAAAGAAACCTGGCTGCCCTGAAGTTGCAGAAAACGTATAAGAGTTTTCGCACACGAAGACGACTAGCAGACTGTGCTGTCCTAGTAGAGCAAAGATG GTGGAAGCTTTTAGATTCGGTTGAACTGAAGCACAATTCCGTTTCCTTCTTTGACATTGAGAAACCTGAAACGGCTGTTTCTCGTTGGTCAAGAGCAAGTGCAAAAGCTGCTAAG GTGGGAAAAGGTTTGTCGAAGGATGAGAAAGCACGTAAACTTGCTCTGCAGCATTGGCTCGAAGCA ATTGACCCTCGTCATCGCTATGGCCACAATCTTCAATTTTATTACGCCAAGTGGCTCCAGTGTGAAAGCAGACAACCCTTCTTCTATTG GCTGGACATAGGTGAAGGTAAGGAAGTAAACCTCGAGAGATGCTCGAGATACAAACTTCAACAGCAGTGCATTAAGTATCTTGGACCG GTAGAAAGAGAGACGTATGAAGTCATAGTGGTAGACGGGAAATTTATGTATAAGCAGAGTGGGAAGTTGCTTGACACAACGCAAGGCCCCAAAAATGCCAAGTGGATCTTCGTGCTTAGCGTGTCGAGGGTCTTGTACGTTGCAATGAAGCACAAAGGAACATTTCAGCATTCTAGTTTCTTAGCTGGTGGCGCTACGTTGTCTGCTGGAAGATTAGTCGTCGAGGATGGCACTCTGAAG GCGGTCTGGCCTCACAGCGGGCATTATCTCCCAACGGAGGAGAATTTCGAGGAATTTTTGTCGTTCCTCGAGGATCATAGCGTTGATGTTTCTGTTGTACAG AAAGCTCCAAGTGATGAGGATGAAGAAGCCTTCACCATGAAGGGGAAAAGTCTGAGCCTTCAAAAGCAATCGAGTGAAGATGGTTCGAGCGAAAAGTATAGCCCCGAGGATGCACCAAAATCGAGATTGAGACGACCAAACATCCCGAGGCTTGAAATCCCCAACCGGGAGGACATGCTGAAGCTGTTCTGGAAAGAACAGCAGCAAGAGCGCGAGCCAACTCCAACTCCATCATCAGACGGGTACATCACAGCAGAAGAGGACTTCCCGGACGCTGCAGACGACTTCTCGGTCGCCAAGCGCAACCTGTTCGGAGGCGACAACGAGGAGGACTACTACGAGGAGCCTGTCCCGGAAGAAAAGATCATCAGGAGATTGAATTCCCAGAGAGGGATGAAATCGTACCAGCTCGCTCATCGTTTATCCTGCAAATGGACCACGGGAGCTGGACCGCGCATCGGGTGCATGAGGGACTACCCGTTGGAGCTGCAGAACCGCGTGTTGGAGGAGGCGCAGCTGTCGCCTAGGCCCGCCCGGAGATCGGCTCATTCCAGTGCCCCCAGCTTCAGCAGAAGTCCAATGGCATGCAACAGTCCACTTGCACCAAAACCTCGTACCCCCTTAGTGCTGTCTCAAAGAGAAACAAATATCATTCACTAG
- the LOC116006115 gene encoding homogentisate solanesyltransferase, chloroplastic-like, whose product MELACSSCSSTRISSVFNYNGNPSCSRKLSIWSTCKAANLALLKPSKTFRSSVGLHNSRTFSKNAPFGVYRRSSIWACSQVGDAGSAPILNKVSQFKDAFWRFLRPHTIRGTALGSVSLVTRALIENPNLIRWSLLLKAFSGLFALICGNGYIVGINQIYDIGIDKVNKPYLPIAAGDLSVQSAWILVIFFAVAGLFIVGMNFGSFICSLYALGLFLGTIYSVPPFRMKRFPIFAFLIIATVRGFLLNYGVYYATRAALGLSFEWSSPVAFITTFVTLFALVIAITKDLPDVEGDRKFQISTFATKLGVRNIAFLGSGLLLVNYIGAVLAAIYMPHAFRSRLMIPLHAVLAVCLVFQTWLLEKANYTKEAISAFYRFIWNLFYAEYLLFPFI is encoded by the exons ATGGAGTTAGCCTGCTCATCTTGTTCCTCAACTCGGATTTCATCTGTGTTTAATTACAACGGGAACCCTTCGTGTTCAAGAAAATTATCCATTTGGTCCACTTGCAAAGCTGCTAACTTGGCCCTACTCAAACCTTCCAAGACCTTCCGCTCTTCAGTTGGGCTTCACAATTCCAGAACCTTCTCGAAAAATGCTCCATTCGGAGTGTATAGACGCAGCTCCATCTGG GCCTGCTCTCAAGTTGGCGATGCCGGATCTGCCCCAATTTTGAATAAAGTTTCACAGTTCAAAGATGCCTTTTGGAGATTTTTGAGGCCCCATACGATACGCGGAACAGCATTAGGATCTGt TTCATTGGTAACAAGAGCTCTAATTGAGAACCCAAATCTGATTAGGTGGTCATTGTTACTCAAGGCATTTTCTGGACTCTTTGCTCTCATATGTGGCAATGGTTATATAGTGGGCATAAATCAGATATATGACATTGGAATTGACAA GGTAAACAAGCCTTATTTGCCTATAGCTGCTGGAGATCTTTCGGTTCAATCTGCATGGATCTTGGTTATATTTTTTGCTGTGGCGGGACTGTTTATCGTTGGGATGAACTTTGGTTCGTTCATTTGTTCTCTTTATGCTCTTGGTCTCTTCCTGGGCACCATCTACTCTGTACCCCCCTTTCGCATGAAGAGATTTCCAATTTTTGCATTTCTAATAATCGCCACG GTACGGGGTTTTCTCCTTAATTATGGCGTCTATTATGCAACAAGAGCAGCTCTGGGGTTAAGCTTTGAATGGAG CTCACCTGTGGCTTTCATTACAACTTTTGTCACGTTATTTGCTTTGGTTATTGCCATTACTAAGGATCTGCCAGATGTAGAAGGTGACCGAAA GTTTCAAATTTCTACTTTTGCTACTAAGCTTGGCGTGAGGAACATAGCATTCCTGGGCTCTGGGCTCTTGTTGGTAAATTACATCGGTGCTGTATTGGCTGCAATTTACATGCCTCAT GCTTTCAGGAGCAGGTTGATGATACCGTTGCATGCAGTCTTGGCAGTATGCTTAGTTTTCCAG ACGTGGTTACTGGAAAAAGCGAACTATACTAAG GAAGCAATTTCAGCATTCTACCGGTTTATATGGAATCTCTTCTACGCAGAGTACTTGCTATTCCCTTTCATCTAA
- the LOC116005554 gene encoding splicing factor 3B subunit 3 isoform X2, producing MAVSEEESSSSAPASSSRSRSAAMNGGCYLAKTVLRGSVVLQVVYGHIRFPSSNDVVFGKETSIELVIIDDDGVVQSICEQPVFGTIKDLAILPWNDRFHSRSSQIHGKDILVVISDSGKLSFLAFCNEMHRFFPLTHVQLSSLGNSRNQIGRMLAIDSNGCFIAASAYENKLALFSVSTSCGNDIIDKKICCPPDNHEDIKTVNGVTEICGTIWSMCFISKDLRQPSKEHNPVLAILLNRERTYRNELMLLEWKPKENLLHVIYQYVEAGPFAHHIVEVPHSYGLVILFRAGDAVLMDCKDAHNPYSLYRISLNFTPSVEEQNFVEPTIRIPDIIDEEGMYNVAASALLELSDINKSDPMNIDDDSSTKPGTNYVCSWTWDSANKNNPRMIFSADSGQLFMVEIFSDSDGIKMSLSDCLYKGLPAKELLWVESDFIAAIVEMGDGMVLKLDDGRLVYRSPIQNIAPILDMSVVDYYNEKHDQMFACCGMAPEGSLRIIRSGISVEKLLKTAPIYQGITGTWTVKMKVTDRYHSFLVLSFVEETRVLSVGVSFSDVTDSVGFQPDVSTLACGLMADGLLVQIHKDAVRLCVPIASAHPEGVPLSSPVGTSWSPNDTRISLGAVGYNVIVVATSSPCFLYVLGLKSLSAYQYELYQLQHVRLQDELSCISIPQKQLEQKPLVSPMSSTNDAPLAAFPAELDLSSTFIIGTHKPSVEVLSFSLDKGLQVIAIGSISLTNTLGTTITGCVPQDVKLVLVDRPYILSGLRNGMLLRFEWPSTSNISLLHSSNLQHFTSSNLANSTTPFTSVNYKAMPTSSSTLFDKTRDSFPIHLQLIAVRRIGITPAFLVPLSDSLDADVIALSDRPWLLQTARHSLSYTSISFQPSTHATPVCSTECPKGILFVADNSLNLVEMVSSKRLNVQKFNLDGTPRKVLYHSESKLLVVLRTDLNDDSSSDVCCIDPLSGSVVSSFKLDPGETGKCMELVKSGNDHVLVVGTSLSSGPVIMPSGEAESTRGRLLVLCLEHIPNSDSGSIAFFSRAGSSSQRTSPFCESGGYATEQLSGSSLCSSPDDNSCDGIRLEESEPWQLRLTYSNIWPGVVLAICPYLDRNFLASAVLCMWLLQ from the exons ATGGCGGTTTCGGAGGAGGAATCATCGTCGTCGGCGCCGGCGAGTAGCTCCAGGTCACGATCAGCAGCTATGAACGGAGGATGTTATTTGGCGAAGACGGTGCTAAGAGGAAGCGTTGTTCTCCAAGTCGTCTATGGCCACATCCGCTTCCCTTCCTCAAACGACGTTGTTTTCGGCAAG GAGACATCTATAGAATTGGTGATCATAGATGATGATGGAGTTGTACAATCAATATGTGAGCAGCCAGTGTTTGGCACTATAAAAGACCTTGCCATTCTGCCTTGGAATGATCGATTTCATTCTCGAAGCTCACAG ATTCATGGCAAAGACATTCTGGTTGTTATTTCTGATTCAGGAAAGCTATCATTTCTTGCATTTTGCAATGAAATGCACag GTTTTTCCCATTAACACATGTTCAACTCTCTTCTCTTGGGAATTCAAGGAATCAAATTGGAAGGATGCTAGCCATTGATTCTAA TGGCTGTTTCATTGCTGCTAGCGCATATGAAAACAAATTAGCTCTTTTCTCTGTCTCGACTTCTTGTGGCAATGATATTATTGATAAG AAAATCTGTTGTCCTCCTGACAATCACGAGGACATTAAAACTGTAAATGGTGTTACTGAAATCTGTGGTACCATATGGAGCATGTGCTTTATCTCAAAAGATCTCCGCCAGCCAAGTAAGGAGCACAACCCTGTATTAGCAATTCTTCTGAATAG GGAGAGAACATATAGGAATGAGCTCATGTTGTTAGAATGGAAACCTAAAGAAAATTTGCTTCATGTGATATATCAGTATGTAGAAGCTGGACCATTTGCACATCATATAGTTGAAGTTCCTCATTCATATGGACTAGTTATACTGTTCAGGGCTGGAGATGCCGTCTTAATGGATTGCAAGGATGCTCATAATCCTTATTCCCTATATAGAATTAGTTTAAATTTCACTCCTTCAGTGGAAGAGCAGAATTTTGTGGAACCTACAATTAGGATTCCTGATATCATTGATGAAGAAGGAATGTATAATGTTGCTGCCTCTGCCTTATTGGAGCTCAGTGACATAAACAAAAGTGATCCAATGAATATTGATGATGATAGCAGCACCAAACCAGGTACTAATTATGTCTGCTCATGGACTTGGGACTCTGCAAATAAAAACAACCCAAGGATGATTTTTAGTGCTGATTCAGGTCAACTTTTTATGGTTGAGATTTTTTCTGATTCTGATGGCATCAAAATGAGCTTATCTGATTGCCTTTACAAAGGGCTACCAGCAAAAGAGCTATTGTGGGTGGAAAGTGATTTTATAGCAGCTATTGTTGAGATGGGTGATGGGATGGTTTTAAAATTGGATGATGGCAGGCTAGTTTACAGAAGTCCAATCCAGAACATTGCACCAATATTGGATATGTCAGTTGTGGACTACTACAATGAGAAACATGATCAAATGTTTGCTTGCTGCGGGATGGCACCTGAAGGGTCATTGCGAATTATTCGAAGTGGTATCAGTGTGGAGAAGTTGTTGAAAACTGCTCCCATTTATCAAGGCATAACGGGCACTTGGACTGTCAAAATGAAAGTCACTGATAGATATCATTCATTCCTTGTGCTCTCATTTGTTGAAGAAACCAGAGTGCTTTCAGTTGGGGTAAGCTTTTCTGATGTAACTGATTCTGTGGGTTTCCAGCCTGATGTCAGCACCTTGGCATGTGGTCTCATGGCTGATGGTTTACTGGTGCAAATACACAAAGATGCTGTTAGACTTTGCGTGCCTATTGCATCTGCTCATCCTGAAGGTGTTCCCCTATCTTCCCCTGTTGGAACATCATGGTCGCCTAATGATACAAGAATTAGTTTGGGTGCAGTTGGGTATAATGTGATAGTTGTGGCCACTTCTAGTCCATGCTTTTTGTATGTACTTGGTCTGAAATCATTATCAGCTTATCAATATGAATTGTACCAGTTGCAACATGTAAGATTGCAGGATGAGTTGTCCTGCATTTCCATCCCTCAGAAACAGCTTGAGCAAAAACCATTAGTTTCACCAATGAGCAGCACAAATGATGCCCCTTTGGCTGCTTTTCCGGCAGAGCTTGACCTTAGTAGTACCTTTATTATTGGTACACACAAACCTTCGGTAGAAGTACTGTCCTTTTCGCTTGATAAGGGCCTTCAAGTTATTGCTATAGGATCCATATCATTAACAAACACTCTAGGAACTACCATCACTGGCTGTGTTCCTCAGGATGTAAAGCTTGTACTTGTTGATCGACCCTATATTCTTTCAGGATTGAGGAATGGTATGCTACTCAGGTTTGAGTGGCCTTCTACCTCTAATATTTCTTTGCTACACTCATCTAATCTGCAGCATTTCACCAGTTCTAATTTGGCAAATTCTACTACACCATTCACATCTGTAAATTACAAGGCCATGCCTACTTCCTCATCCACTTTATTTGATAAGACAAGGGACAGTTTTCCTATTCATCTTCAACTAATTGCAGTCCGTCGCATAGGCATCACCCCAGCTTTTTTGGTTCCATTGAGTGACTCTCTTGATGCTGATGTAATTGCACTGAGTGATAGGCCTTGGCTATTACAAACTGCAAGACATAGCCTTTCCTatacatccatctcctttcagCCTTCCACACATGCCACTCCTGTTTGTTCCACTGAATGTCCGAAGGGAATTCTATTTGTTGCTGACAACAGTCTTAATTTG GTGGAGATGGTGTCTAGTAAACGGCTTAATGTGCAGAAGTTTAACCTTGATGGCACTCCACGCAAGGTCTTATATCATAGTGAAAGCAAGTTATTGGTTGTCTTGAGGACTGATCTCAATGATGATTCATCCTCTGATGTTTGCTGTATAGATCCTCTAAGTGGATCAGTGGTATCCTCATTTAAACTGGATCCTGGGGAGACTGGTAAATGCATGGAGTTGGTGAAATCTGGGAATGATCATGTTTTGGTAGTTGGAACTAGCCTCTCATCAGGACCTGTAATAATGCCTAGTGGTGAAGCTGAAAG TACTAGGGGTCGTTTGTTAGTCCTCTGCCTTGAACATATTCCAAATTCAGATAGTGGTTCAATAGCATTTTTTTCGAGAGCTGGATCATCTTCTCAACGAACTTCACCCTTTTGTGAAAGTGGGGGATATGCAACTGAACAGCTGTCTGGTAGTAGCCTTTGTAGCAGCCCTGATGACAACAGCTGTGATGGGATTAGACTTGAAGAAAGTGAGCCATGGCAGTTACGTTTAACATATTCAAACATTTGGCCAGGAGTGGTTCTTGCTATCTGCCCTTACCTTGATCGTAATTTCTTGGCTTCAGCTG TTTTATGTATGTGGCTTCTCCAGTGA
- the LOC116007156 gene encoding homogentisate solanesyltransferase, chloroplastic-like: MLLRFTLLIILSFFNSPCSSPVAFITTFVTLFALVIAITKDLPDVEGDRKFQISTFATKLGVRNIAFLGSGLLLVNYIGAVLAAIYMPHAFRSRLMIPLHAVLAVCLVFQTWLLEKANYTKEAISAFYRFIWNLFYAEYLLFPFI, translated from the exons ATGCTCCTAAGATTTACACTGCTGATTATCTTATCCTTCTTTAATTCTCCCTGCAGCTCACCTGTGGCTTTCATTACAACTTTTGTCACGTTATTTGCTTTGGTTATTGCCATTACTAAGGATCTGCCAGATGTAGAAGGTGACCGAAA GTTTCAAATTTCTACTTTTGCTACTAAGCTTGGCGTGAGGAACATAGCATTCCTGGGCTCTGGGCTCTTGTTGGTAAATTACATCGGTGCTGTATTGGCTGCAATTTACATGCCTCAT GCTTTCAGGAGCAGGTTGATGATACCGTTGCATGCAGTCTTGGCAGTATGCTTAGTTTTCCAG ACGTGGTTACTGGAAAAAGCGAACTATACTAAG GAAGCAATTTCAGCATTCTACCGGTTTATATGGAATCTCTTCTACGCAGAGTACTTGCTATTCCCTTTCATCTAA